In Simplicispira sp. 125, one DNA window encodes the following:
- the gspF gene encoding type II secretion system inner membrane protein GspF, whose translation MPAFSFEALDDQGLTRKGVVEADTAKAARGQLRAQALVPLVVELVGDQASNGVGAAGRSLFTRPVFGATALAIWTRQLAGLVSSGLPLERALTALSEESDNERQRHLVAVLRAEVNAGSTFARSLQQHPREFSDIYCAVIGAGEHSGKLGLVLERLADDLEERQELKARLVGAALYPAIVTLVAIAIVLFLVSYVVPQVASVFAGSKRALPFLTVAMLAISSFVRTYGVWMLIALVLIAIGARWSLSIEAFREKFDAAWLNVPVVGRLARGYNAARFASTLAMLAGAGVPILKALQAAAETLHNRALRADALDALVLVREGAPLASALAQKRKFPSLLPMFARLGEQTGQLPVMLQRAATQLSAEVQRRSMQLATILEPLLIVTMGVVVMLIVLAVLLPIIQLNQFMK comes from the coding sequence ATGCCCGCTTTTTCCTTCGAAGCCCTTGACGACCAGGGCCTGACCCGCAAGGGCGTGGTCGAGGCCGATACGGCCAAGGCCGCCCGCGGCCAGCTGCGCGCGCAGGCACTGGTGCCGCTGGTCGTGGAGCTGGTGGGCGACCAGGCCAGCAACGGGGTGGGCGCCGCAGGCCGCAGCCTGTTCACCCGTCCGGTCTTTGGCGCCACGGCCCTGGCCATTTGGACGCGCCAGCTCGCCGGGCTGGTCTCCTCGGGTCTGCCGCTGGAGCGTGCACTGACGGCCCTGTCCGAAGAGTCTGACAACGAGCGCCAGCGCCACCTGGTGGCCGTGCTGCGGGCCGAGGTCAACGCCGGCTCCACCTTTGCCCGGTCTTTGCAGCAGCACCCACGCGAGTTTTCCGACATCTACTGCGCCGTGATTGGCGCCGGTGAACACAGCGGAAAACTCGGCCTGGTGCTCGAACGCCTGGCCGATGATCTGGAAGAGCGCCAGGAACTCAAGGCCCGGCTGGTGGGCGCCGCGCTGTACCCGGCCATCGTCACGCTGGTGGCCATCGCCATCGTGCTGTTTCTGGTCAGTTACGTCGTGCCCCAGGTGGCCAGCGTCTTTGCGGGCAGCAAACGCGCATTACCCTTTCTCACCGTGGCCATGCTGGCCATCAGCAGCTTTGTACGCACCTACGGCGTGTGGATGTTGATTGCTCTTGTTTTAATAGCTATTGGCGCCCGCTGGTCCTTGTCTATTGAGGCTTTTCGTGAAAAATTCGATGCGGCCTGGCTCAATGTCCCGGTGGTGGGGCGACTGGCGCGGGGCTACAACGCGGCCCGCTTCGCCAGCACGCTCGCCATGCTGGCAGGGGCGGGCGTGCCCATCCTCAAAGCCTTGCAAGCTGCCGCTGAAACCCTGCACAACCGCGCCTTGCGCGCCGACGCCCTGGATGCCTTGGTGCTGGTGCGCGAGGGCGCGCCCCTGGCCTCGGCCCTGGCCCAGAAGCGCAAATTCCCCAGTCTGCTGCCCATGTTTGCGCGCCTGGGCGAACAGACAGGCCAGTTGCCCGTGATGCTGCAGCGAGCGGCTACTCAGCTTTCAGCCGAAGTGCAGCGGCG
- a CDS encoding SDR family oxidoreductase, whose product MLKNKVGIVTGASSGIGRAVALMWAREGAKVVVSDIDAQAGEETAALVRAAGGDALFVAADVGKPGDCEALVNRTVAQYGRLDVACNNAGIGGPQAPTADYPLDGWAQVININLSGVFYGMKYQIAAMLKHGGGSIINMASILGSVGFATSPAYSAAKHGVLGLTKAAALEYSAQGVRLNSVGPGFIHTPMISALEQDAGINAMLVAAHPIGRLGRPEEVAELVTWLASEKASFVTGAYYPVDGGYLAR is encoded by the coding sequence ATGCTGAAGAACAAGGTGGGAATCGTTACCGGCGCATCGTCGGGTATCGGGCGCGCGGTTGCTTTGATGTGGGCACGCGAAGGCGCCAAGGTTGTCGTGTCTGACATCGATGCGCAGGCAGGCGAAGAAACGGCCGCTCTGGTGCGTGCAGCAGGTGGGGATGCTCTTTTTGTTGCGGCCGATGTGGGCAAGCCTGGAGACTGCGAAGCCCTGGTGAACCGCACCGTGGCCCAATACGGTCGGCTGGATGTGGCGTGCAACAACGCCGGCATCGGTGGTCCGCAGGCCCCCACGGCCGACTATCCGCTGGACGGCTGGGCCCAGGTCATCAACATCAACCTCTCGGGCGTGTTCTATGGCATGAAGTACCAGATTGCCGCCATGCTCAAGCACGGCGGCGGTTCCATCATCAACATGGCGTCCATCCTGGGATCGGTGGGGTTTGCCACGTCACCCGCGTATTCGGCGGCAAAGCATGGCGTATTGGGGCTGACAAAAGCCGCGGCGCTGGAGTACAGCGCGCAAGGCGTGCGCCTCAACTCTGTGGGTCCGGGGTTTATTCACACCCCCATGATCAGTGCGCTGGAGCAGGATGCGGGCATCAACGCCATGCTGGTGGCCGCACACCCGATTGGACGCCTGGGCCGCCCGGAAGAAGTCGCCGAACTGGTGACCTGGCTGGCCTCCGAAAAGGCCTCGTTCGTCACCGGAGCCTACTATCCCGTGGATGGCGGCTACCTGGCGCGGTAA
- a CDS encoding LLM class flavin-dependent oxidoreductase, with product MTTSHRPALSMLDLVAVREGGTVAQALAIALRTAQHAESLGFQRYWLAEHHNMAGIASSATAVLVGHIAGGTQRMRIGSGGVMLPNHAPLVVAEAFGTLAELYPGRIDLGLGRAPGTDPLTMRALRRDRPETAEDFPHDVAELQRLLAPAQPGQRLVATPGAGTQVPIWLLGSSLFSAQLAAERGLPYAFASHFAPRLLLQAIELYRRLFKPSAALAKPYVVIGVPLVAAPTDDEAAYLASSTGQRVLGILKGERLLLPPPIKNYSAQLQPQERAAIDDFLAAAVVGGPDTVRAGLEKLAQATSADELMLVCDVFDPALRLRSLDIAAQAHSDMRVTGSSMSA from the coding sequence ATGACAACCTCCCATCGCCCCGCACTGTCCATGCTGGACTTGGTGGCCGTCCGTGAAGGCGGCACCGTAGCCCAAGCGCTGGCCATTGCCCTGCGCACCGCTCAGCACGCTGAATCCTTGGGGTTTCAGCGCTATTGGCTGGCCGAGCACCACAACATGGCAGGTATCGCCAGTTCGGCCACGGCAGTACTGGTGGGCCACATCGCGGGAGGAACGCAGCGCATGCGCATCGGCTCCGGCGGCGTGATGCTGCCCAACCACGCACCGCTGGTAGTGGCCGAAGCTTTTGGTACGCTGGCCGAGTTGTACCCCGGCCGCATTGACCTGGGCCTGGGTCGCGCACCCGGCACCGACCCGCTGACCATGCGTGCCCTGCGCCGCGATCGACCAGAAACGGCAGAGGATTTTCCGCACGATGTAGCCGAGCTGCAGCGCCTGCTGGCACCCGCGCAGCCCGGCCAGCGCCTGGTGGCTACGCCTGGCGCGGGCACCCAGGTGCCCATCTGGCTGCTCGGCTCCAGCCTGTTCTCGGCCCAGCTGGCGGCAGAACGCGGGCTACCCTATGCTTTTGCCTCGCACTTTGCACCGCGTCTGCTGCTGCAGGCCATCGAGCTGTACCGCCGCCTGTTCAAGCCTTCAGCAGCACTGGCCAAACCCTATGTGGTGATCGGTGTACCCCTGGTCGCAGCCCCAACAGACGACGAAGCCGCCTACCTGGCCAGCAGCACCGGACAGCGCGTGCTCGGTATCCTCAAGGGTGAGCGGCTACTGCTGCCACCACCCATCAAAAACTATTCCGCCCAACTGCAACCGCAGGAACGTGCCGCGATCGACGACTTCCTGGCCGCCGCCGTGGTCGGTGGCCCGGACACTGTGCGCGCGGGCCTGGAGAAGCTTGCCCAAGCCACCAGCGCGGATGAACTGATGCTGGTGTGCGATGTGTTCGACCCAGCGCTGCGCCTGCGCTCGCTCGACATCGCGGCGCAGGCACACAGCGACATGCGGGTCACAGGCTCTTCGATGTCTGCCTGA
- a CDS encoding CZB domain-containing protein: protein MGFFSRMFKIREQDSSSPETTWAYEDNASELILDPEYAATLMTEFDIDAAIASHEEWKLRLEKLLAGQSEENLDPEQVRQYEHCPLGQWLQGEGRDRLGHYPAFEMLVQRHAYFHGQAASVVALSQAGEHEKAHQVFKGGYRHASNQVTLLLKELKRSLGR, encoded by the coding sequence ATGGGTTTCTTCAGTCGCATGTTCAAGATACGGGAGCAGGATTCGTCCAGTCCCGAAACCACCTGGGCTTATGAGGACAATGCCAGCGAGCTGATTCTCGACCCGGAATACGCAGCCACCTTGATGACCGAATTCGATATCGATGCAGCCATCGCCAGCCATGAAGAATGGAAGCTGCGCCTGGAAAAGTTACTGGCGGGGCAATCCGAAGAAAATCTCGATCCCGAGCAGGTTCGCCAGTACGAGCACTGCCCCCTGGGTCAGTGGCTGCAGGGCGAGGGGCGCGACCGTCTGGGCCACTACCCGGCTTTTGAGATGCTGGTGCAGCGGCATGCGTATTTCCACGGCCAGGCGGCCAGCGTGGTGGCGTTGAGCCAGGCAGGCGAACATGAGAAAGCCCATCAGGTCTTCAAGGGAGGCTATCGGCACGCTTCCAACCAGGTGACGTTGTTGCTCAAGGAACTCAAACGCAGCCTGGGGCGTTGA
- a CDS encoding MOSC domain-containing protein, giving the protein MSDAVTPAAALLVVCAGAAVPFARGSLSGIHKTPVQGRVRATALGLQGDAQGDLRLHGGVEKAVHHYPQEHYAAWRTELGAHAMLDAPGAFGENLHSQGVTEATVCLGDQWRVGDVLLEVTQARQPCWKLNERFGLPDMARRVQQTHRTGWYYRVLEEGDFWAGAALVLEARPFPLWTLERLLDLLYRPVLDGAQLQAALALPLPASWQRLLQRRLDSGAVEDWAPRLVGPPA; this is encoded by the coding sequence ATGAGCGATGCTGTCACACCGGCGGCCGCTTTGTTGGTGGTGTGTGCCGGTGCTGCCGTGCCTTTTGCCAGGGGCAGCCTCAGCGGTATTCACAAGACGCCCGTGCAAGGCCGCGTGCGTGCCACTGCGCTGGGTCTGCAGGGTGACGCGCAGGGCGACCTTCGATTGCATGGCGGTGTGGAAAAGGCCGTACACCACTATCCCCAGGAGCACTATGCCGCTTGGCGTACCGAACTGGGTGCCCACGCCATGCTGGATGCCCCGGGCGCTTTTGGCGAGAACCTGCACAGCCAGGGCGTGACCGAGGCCACGGTGTGTCTGGGTGACCAGTGGCGCGTGGGGGATGTGCTGCTGGAGGTCACCCAGGCCCGCCAGCCTTGCTGGAAACTCAACGAACGGTTTGGCCTGCCAGACATGGCGCGGCGCGTGCAGCAGACACACCGCACGGGTTGGTACTACCGCGTGCTGGAGGAGGGGGATTTTTGGGCAGGGGCCGCGCTGGTGCTGGAGGCGCGGCCTTTCCCCTTGTGGACTCTGGAGCGTCTGCTCGATCTGCTGTACCGCCCGGTGCTGGATGGTGCGCAGCTACAGGCTGCGCTGGCTTTGCCCTTGCCTGCTTCCTGGCAGCGCCTGCTGCAGCGCCGACTCGACAGCGGTGCCGTGGAAGATTGGGCGCCTCGTCTGGTCGGCCCGCCCGCCTGA
- a CDS encoding LytTR family DNA-binding domain-containing protein, whose product MNILIVDDETLARNRLRTLLGDCADTERHNLAEAATAAEALALLAPSGGRAFDVLLLDIHMPGQDGLCLAQAIQTLSYPPAVVFVTAHADHAVSAFELDAVDYLTKPVRLERLQQALARVQRALGPATGTTGNAPAATLPAGEALVIQDRGRTERVPLAEVLFLKAEQKYVTVRTTARSYILDGSLNELEARYPGQFLRIHRNALVARRAVRALEKHYDPEEGDGWAVRLHGLAQLLTVSRRQVIAVREEIAHR is encoded by the coding sequence ATGAACATCCTCATCGTTGACGACGAAACCCTGGCCCGCAACCGCCTGCGCACTTTGCTGGGCGATTGCGCCGACACCGAACGCCACAACCTGGCAGAAGCCGCGACGGCCGCCGAGGCTCTGGCCCTGCTGGCCCCCAGCGGCGGACGGGCGTTTGATGTGCTTTTGCTGGACATCCACATGCCTGGCCAGGACGGCCTGTGCCTGGCGCAGGCCATTCAGACGCTGAGCTACCCGCCCGCCGTAGTGTTCGTGACAGCCCATGCCGACCATGCCGTCAGCGCCTTCGAACTGGACGCCGTCGACTACCTCACCAAGCCTGTGCGGCTGGAGCGCCTGCAACAGGCCCTGGCCAGGGTGCAGCGTGCTCTGGGCCCCGCCACTGGCACCACGGGGAATGCGCCAGCGGCCACCTTGCCAGCAGGCGAGGCCCTGGTCATCCAGGACCGAGGCCGCACCGAGCGTGTGCCACTGGCTGAAGTGCTTTTCCTCAAGGCTGAGCAGAAGTACGTGACCGTGCGCACCACAGCACGCAGCTACATCCTGGATGGCTCGCTGAACGAACTCGAAGCCCGCTATCCTGGACAATTCCTGCGCATCCACCGCAATGCCCTGGTCGCCCGCCGGGCCGTGCGTGCCCTGGAAAAGCACTATGACCCCGAGGAAGGCGATGGCTGGGCCGTGCGCCTGCATGGCCTGGCGCAGTTGCTGACGGTGTCGCGGCGACAAGTAATTGCGGTGCGCGAAGAAATCGCACACCGCTGA
- a CDS encoding histidine kinase: MQETQILSTLPGDPPTTAFTARSSVPAGRALVFDACHAGVVLRAVMFVEVVLAVGVLYGAENLPDWVARLALLTGVALPATLAWLVAACSLKQVLQRLPTTGQYLAGVLLGALAGAGACGMLFLVGAALQPPWVASAASGALLAALLVAALVLRARGRTPAATTARLTELQSRIRPHFLFNTLNSAIALVREEPAKAESLLEDLSDLFRHALVEQGEAVTLAEEIQLARRYLAIEQVRFGDRLRVQWQLDHRTDAALLPPLLLQPLVENAVKHGVEPSARGGKLRVLTELRGSRVVVRITNTLPEGQPNHSNTSRGHGIALANVRARLALLHDVQGEFSAGIEEGLYQVRITLPAPLFTPEKPPAATPRQRARTP; the protein is encoded by the coding sequence ATGCAAGAGACGCAAATTTTATCGACCCTTCCGGGCGATCCCCCTACAACAGCTTTCACGGCACGCTCCAGCGTGCCTGCGGGGCGTGCGCTGGTGTTCGATGCCTGCCATGCGGGCGTGGTGCTGCGCGCGGTGATGTTCGTGGAAGTGGTGCTGGCCGTGGGCGTACTGTATGGCGCGGAAAACCTGCCCGACTGGGTGGCTCGGCTGGCCCTGCTGACCGGCGTGGCCCTGCCCGCCACGCTGGCCTGGCTGGTCGCCGCCTGCAGCCTCAAGCAGGTGCTGCAACGCTTGCCCACCACCGGCCAGTATCTTGCGGGTGTGCTCCTGGGGGCGCTGGCGGGTGCCGGGGCCTGCGGCATGCTCTTTTTGGTGGGCGCTGCATTGCAGCCCCCGTGGGTAGCCAGCGCCGCCTCGGGCGCACTGCTGGCCGCGCTGCTGGTCGCCGCCCTGGTACTGCGCGCGCGCGGTCGCACGCCCGCCGCCACCACGGCCCGCCTGACCGAACTGCAGTCCCGCATTCGCCCACACTTTCTGTTCAACACACTCAACAGCGCCATTGCCCTGGTGCGCGAGGAACCCGCCAAGGCCGAGTCGCTGCTCGAAGACCTGAGCGACCTGTTCCGCCACGCACTGGTCGAGCAGGGCGAGGCCGTGACCCTGGCCGAAGAGATCCAATTGGCGCGCCGCTACCTGGCCATCGAACAGGTGCGCTTTGGCGACCGGCTGCGCGTGCAGTGGCAGCTCGACCACCGCACCGACGCGGCACTGCTGCCCCCGTTGCTGCTCCAGCCCCTGGTAGAAAACGCCGTCAAGCATGGCGTGGAGCCCAGCGCCCGGGGCGGCAAACTGCGCGTGCTGACCGAATTGCGGGGCAGCCGCGTGGTCGTGCGCATTACCAACACCTTGCCCGAAGGCCAGCCCAACCACAGTAATACATCGCGCGGTCATGGCATTGCCCTGGCCAACGTGCGTGCCCGCCTGGCCCTGCTGCACGACGTACAGGGCGAATTCAGCGCAGGCATCGAGGAAGGCCTGTACCAGGTGCGCATCACCCTGCCCGCGCCCCTGTTCACACCCGAAAAACCACCCGCCGCCACGCCCCGCCAACGGGCACGCACGCCATGA
- the argH gene encoding argininosuccinate lyase: MPKAQASAPSHNQLDTKAQAWSALFSEPMSDLVKRYTSSVFFDKRLWQADIAGSLAHAEMLAAQGIISASDRADIERGMAQITQEIESGQFEWKLDLEDVHLNIEARLTQLVGDAGKRLHTGRSRNDQVATDVRLWLRGEIDLIAGLLTDLQKALVDVASRNVEVILPGFTHLQVAQPVSFAHHLLAYVEMFARDFDRMQDVRRRTNVLPLGSAALAGTTYPLDRERVAKTLGMVDVNGFPVVCQNSLDAVSDRDFAIEFTAAASLCMVHVSRLSEELIIWMSQNFGFIKIADRFTTGSSIMPQKKNPDVPELARGKTGRVVGHLMGLITLMKGQPLAYNKDNQEDKEPLFDTVDTLKDTLRIFAEMVGGQLNPATGQKEGGITVNAQAMEDAAKKGYATATDLADYLVKKGLPFRDAHETVAHAVKAAQSHACDLSELPLAVLQGFHPQIEKDVYECLSLRGSLNARSTLGGTAPIQVQAQIERHRARLV; the protein is encoded by the coding sequence ATGCCCAAAGCCCAAGCCTCCGCCCCGTCACACAATCAGCTCGATACCAAGGCGCAGGCGTGGTCGGCGCTGTTTTCCGAACCCATGAGCGACCTTGTCAAGCGCTATACCTCCAGCGTTTTCTTTGACAAGCGTCTGTGGCAGGCCGACATTGCGGGCAGCCTGGCGCATGCCGAAATGCTCGCTGCCCAGGGCATCATTAGCGCTTCGGACCGGGCCGACATCGAGCGCGGCATGGCGCAAATCACGCAGGAAATCGAGTCCGGCCAGTTCGAGTGGAAGCTGGACCTGGAAGATGTGCACCTGAACATCGAGGCGCGCCTCACACAACTGGTGGGCGATGCGGGCAAGCGCCTGCACACCGGCCGCAGCCGCAACGACCAGGTCGCTACCGATGTGCGCCTGTGGCTGCGCGGCGAGATCGATCTGATTGCTGGTCTGCTCACCGACCTGCAGAAGGCGTTGGTGGACGTGGCCAGCCGCAACGTGGAGGTGATCCTGCCCGGTTTTACCCACCTGCAGGTGGCCCAGCCCGTCAGCTTTGCCCACCACCTGCTGGCCTACGTGGAAATGTTTGCGCGCGACTTTGATCGCATGCAGGATGTGCGCCGCCGCACCAACGTGCTGCCCCTGGGCAGCGCCGCGCTGGCCGGCACCACCTATCCGCTGGACCGCGAGCGCGTGGCGAAAACGCTGGGCATGGTGGATGTGAACGGGTTCCCCGTGGTGTGCCAAAACAGCCTGGACGCCGTGAGCGACCGCGACTTTGCCATCGAGTTCACGGCCGCTGCCAGCCTGTGCATGGTGCACGTGAGTCGCCTGAGCGAAGAACTCATCATCTGGATGAGCCAGAACTTCGGCTTCATCAAGATCGCCGACCGCTTCACCACCGGCTCATCGATCATGCCGCAGAAGAAAAACCCCGACGTGCCGGAACTCGCGCGCGGCAAGACCGGCCGCGTGGTCGGCCACCTGATGGGCCTGATCACCCTGATGAAGGGCCAGCCCCTGGCCTACAACAAGGACAACCAGGAAGACAAGGAGCCGCTGTTCGACACCGTCGACACCCTGAAGGACACGCTGCGCATCTTTGCTGAGATGGTGGGTGGCCAGCTCAACCCCGCCACGGGCCAGAAGGAGGGTGGCATTACCGTCAACGCCCAGGCCATGGAAGACGCTGCCAAGAAGGGCTACGCCACCGCCACAGACCTGGCCGACTACCTGGTGAAAAAGGGCCTGCCGTTCCGCGACGCGCACGAAACCGTGGCACATGCCGTCAAGGCGGCCCAGTCACACGCTTGCGACCTGTCCGAACTGCCACTGGCCGTTCTGCAAGGTTTTCACCCGCAGATTGAAAAAGATGTGTATGAGTGCCTGAGCCTGCGCGGCTCGCTCAACGCCCGCAGCACGCTGGGGGGCACGGCACCCATCCAGGTGCAGGCGCAGATCGAGCGTCACCGCGCAAGGCTGGTTTGA